One Gemmatimonas sp. DNA segment encodes these proteins:
- a CDS encoding patatin-like phospholipase family protein, whose product MRLTISATLRGWMLGVLASAIPLVSGCASLKRPPTTVDAIQRDAITINAEHRALRDTVIERLVRRAVKRGDRTVDVLMLSGGGQNGAFGAGFLRGWLQRSADSMPRFDLVTGISTGALQAPYALLGTRSAIDTITSLYSRAAESFAPSLDWWFWIRPTGGLVNTKRFDRTIAQTFDGPLRDELRAAFANDQQLVFGTTDFDLGIGRAWSMGEELGSSRESVERTQQLLKGATAIPGIFPPVMIDGHLQSDGGVIENILPLLAFDDYTRLGQRLQARGLTDVSVRVWVIMNLWTHGEPKVIKPSSRRSISSRSTSLLFYAHQPATLTALDNLARAVSAGVPGVRMQVKVAAIPSAESVFPGASALFERRFMQRLDSLGFAKAQSAAPWDSLPLNAFTRPDVPPRLR is encoded by the coding sequence ATGCGACTGACGATTTCCGCGACACTTCGTGGATGGATGCTTGGGGTGTTGGCGTCCGCCATTCCGCTGGTCTCCGGCTGCGCGTCCCTTAAGCGTCCGCCGACCACCGTCGACGCGATTCAGCGCGACGCGATCACCATCAACGCCGAACATCGGGCACTGCGCGACACCGTGATCGAACGGTTGGTACGCCGCGCCGTGAAGCGTGGTGATCGCACGGTGGATGTGCTGATGCTCTCCGGCGGCGGTCAGAACGGCGCGTTCGGCGCGGGCTTCCTGCGCGGGTGGCTGCAGCGCTCCGCTGATTCCATGCCCCGCTTCGATCTCGTGACAGGGATCAGCACGGGCGCGCTCCAGGCACCATACGCCCTGCTGGGCACGCGCAGTGCGATCGATACGATTACCTCGCTCTACTCCCGCGCGGCCGAGAGCTTTGCGCCGTCACTCGATTGGTGGTTCTGGATTCGCCCCACGGGCGGTCTGGTGAATACCAAACGCTTCGACCGAACCATCGCGCAGACGTTCGACGGCCCGCTGCGCGACGAACTGCGCGCGGCCTTCGCGAACGATCAACAGCTGGTGTTCGGGACCACCGACTTCGATCTCGGCATCGGTCGCGCCTGGTCGATGGGCGAAGAGCTCGGAAGCAGCCGCGAATCGGTGGAACGCACGCAGCAGCTGCTGAAGGGCGCGACGGCGATTCCCGGCATCTTTCCGCCGGTGATGATCGATGGCCACCTGCAGTCCGACGGCGGCGTGATCGAGAACATCCTCCCGCTGCTCGCCTTCGACGACTACACGCGCCTGGGACAGCGCCTGCAGGCCCGCGGCCTCACGGATGTCTCCGTGCGCGTGTGGGTGATCATGAACCTGTGGACACACGGTGAGCCAAAGGTCATCAAGCCGTCGTCGCGACGCTCGATCAGCAGTCGTTCCACCTCCTTACTCTTCTACGCACATCAGCCGGCCACACTCACCGCGCTCGACAATCTCGCCCGCGCCGTCAGCGCTGGCGTGCCGGGTGTGCGTATGCAAGTGAAGGTGGCCGCGATTCCCAGCGCGGAGTCGGTGTTTCCTGGCGCAAGCGCGCTGTTCGAGCGTCGCTTCATGCAGCGCCTCGATTCGCTGGGCTTTGCCAAGGCGCAAAGTGCCGCCCCATGGGATTCGCTGCCGTTAAACGCCTTTACCCGCCCCGACGTCCCTCCCCGTTTGCGTTAG
- the cls gene encoding cardiolipin synthase, which produces MGLVQRHVKLTIFVTVLLTVLATLVVLNLTSSEKKMKRRIEPQYGTGDAQFRRAMGSLLGPALVDGNHVVPLVNGEQIFPAMLEAIRTAKHTITFETFIYWSGDIGRQFADALAERAANGVKVHVLLDWVGSTKMEPELLERLNSTGVMVKRYHPPRWYTLARMNNRTHRKLLVVDGQIGFTGGVGIADPWQGQAQDAEHWRDSHYRVTGPVVAQMQAAFTDNWMKTTGDVLHGEHYFPKLEPVGDVTAQMFRSDPGEGSESVRLMYLLSIASAQKSVRIAAAYFVPDDLSIETIVAARRRGVHIEIVVPGPHVDTEMTRRASRARWGSMLEAGVIIYEFMPTMYHCKIMIVDSVWTSVGSTNFDNRSFRLNDEANLNVYDREFAATQIADFEADRARSRRITLEEWRTRPWYEKLVEHAAALFRSQL; this is translated from the coding sequence ATGGGCCTTGTCCAGCGACACGTCAAATTGACAATCTTCGTCACGGTGCTGCTGACCGTTCTGGCTACCCTCGTCGTGCTGAATCTCACGTCGAGCGAGAAAAAGATGAAGCGCCGAATCGAGCCGCAGTACGGCACCGGTGACGCGCAGTTCCGCCGGGCCATGGGGAGCCTGCTGGGCCCCGCGCTCGTCGATGGCAATCACGTGGTGCCGCTGGTCAATGGCGAACAGATCTTCCCCGCCATGCTCGAGGCGATCCGCACGGCCAAGCATACGATCACGTTCGAGACGTTTATCTACTGGTCAGGGGATATCGGACGTCAGTTTGCTGACGCGCTGGCCGAACGGGCCGCGAATGGGGTGAAGGTGCACGTATTGCTCGACTGGGTCGGCAGTACCAAAATGGAGCCAGAGCTTCTTGAGCGGCTGAACAGTACGGGCGTCATGGTGAAGCGCTACCATCCGCCACGGTGGTATACGTTGGCGCGCATGAACAACCGCACGCACCGCAAGCTGCTAGTGGTCGATGGACAGATCGGCTTTACGGGCGGCGTTGGCATCGCCGACCCGTGGCAAGGGCAAGCGCAGGACGCCGAGCACTGGCGCGACTCGCACTACAGAGTGACCGGTCCCGTGGTCGCGCAGATGCAGGCGGCGTTCACCGACAACTGGATGAAAACGACGGGAGACGTACTCCATGGCGAGCACTATTTTCCGAAGCTCGAGCCTGTAGGCGATGTCACGGCGCAAATGTTTCGCAGTGACCCGGGTGAGGGAAGCGAAAGCGTGCGGCTCATGTATCTGCTCTCGATCGCGAGTGCCCAGAAAAGCGTGCGGATTGCGGCCGCGTACTTCGTGCCCGACGATCTCTCCATCGAAACGATTGTCGCGGCGCGTCGGCGGGGCGTGCACATCGAGATCGTCGTGCCGGGCCCCCATGTCGACACCGAAATGACGCGACGGGCTTCACGCGCACGGTGGGGTAGCATGCTCGAAGCAGGCGTGATCATCTACGAGTTCATGCCGACCATGTACCACTGCAAGATCATGATTGTCGACAGTGTGTGGACGTCGGTAGGCTCCACCAACTTCGACAATCGGTCGTTCCGTCTGAACGACGAAGCGAATCTGAACGTCTATGACCGGGAGTTCGCCGCGACGCAGATCGCCGATTTTGAGGCGGACCGCGCGCGCTCCCGGCGTATCACGCTCGAGGAATGGAGAACCCGTCCGTGGTATGAGAAGTTGGTCGAGCACGCGGCGGCGCTGTTCCGCTCGCAACTGTGA
- a CDS encoding YaeQ family protein, translated as MALTSTMYAFEIALANVDRGVYESLEFRMAMHPSESPEYFVARLLAYCLEYTEGIAFSRGISDPDEPPLSVRDLTGSLKVWIELGAPDAARLHKASKAAPRVAVYTHRDPAQLWRQWEGEKIHRAEQIELYALDRELIDAVAEKLDRRMKLELSVTDGTIFVNVAGTTLSGTVEKLSVRGV; from the coding sequence ATGGCGTTGACATCGACCATGTACGCTTTCGAGATCGCGCTCGCCAATGTCGATCGTGGCGTGTACGAGTCACTCGAATTCCGGATGGCCATGCACCCGTCAGAATCGCCGGAATACTTCGTGGCCCGGCTCCTCGCCTACTGCCTCGAATACACGGAGGGCATCGCATTCTCCCGCGGCATTTCCGACCCCGATGAGCCGCCGCTCAGTGTGCGAGACCTGACTGGCAGCCTGAAGGTGTGGATCGAGCTTGGGGCGCCCGACGCGGCGCGCCTGCATAAGGCCAGCAAGGCCGCCCCGCGGGTGGCGGTGTACACGCATCGCGATCCGGCGCAGCTCTGGCGGCAGTGGGAAGGGGAGAAGATCCATCGTGCCGAGCAAATCGAGCTGTACGCGCTCGATCGCGAGCTCATCGACGCCGTCGCCGAGAAGCTCGACCGTCGCATGAAGCTCGAGCTGTCGGTCACGGATGGCACGATTTTCGTGAACGTGGCGGGCACGACTTTGAGTGGTACGGTGGAAAAACTCTCCGTCCGTGGCGTCTGA
- a CDS encoding GlsB/YeaQ/YmgE family stress response membrane protein, with protein sequence MDLLTWLFVGLGAGVLASLIVGGVGLFGDMIVGILGAFASGLLFRELEIAPPFPGVPGVIFTAGIGAVVLLALLHLVAGRRSPTM encoded by the coding sequence ATGGATCTTCTGACGTGGCTGTTCGTGGGACTTGGCGCCGGCGTGCTGGCGTCGCTGATCGTCGGTGGCGTGGGTCTGTTCGGCGACATGATCGTCGGCATCCTCGGCGCATTCGCGAGTGGTCTGCTGTTTCGAGAACTCGAGATTGCACCACCGTTTCCCGGCGTCCCGGGTGTGATTTTCACCGCCGGCATCGGCGCGGTCGTGCTGCTCGCGCTGCTGCATCTCGTGGCGGGACGACGAAGCCCCACCATGTAA
- a CDS encoding branched-chain amino acid transaminase, translated as MSQIAETQWIWRDGAFIPWADATIHVLSHSVQFGSSAFEGVRAYSTPRGPAIFRLREHLTRLLMSCKIYRMDVPYTIDQLVEASRELIVRNGVESCYLRPMVVRGYGTAGMVPIGAPIEVYLPCWPWGTYLGAGALENGVDACISSWHRVEPNTIPAMAKIAGNYLSGQLIKMEALANGYAEGIALSPSGMVSEGSGQNVFLVSGGTIVTTPLDGTILGGITRDTIMTLAREAGIPVREAHIPREMLYMADEVFFTGTAAEITPVRSIDKITIGAGKPGPVSTLMQTQYLDIVHGRVPDTHGWLTHCRD; from the coding sequence ATGAGCCAAATTGCCGAGACCCAGTGGATCTGGCGCGATGGTGCGTTCATCCCGTGGGCGGATGCCACGATCCATGTACTGAGCCATTCCGTGCAGTTCGGCTCGAGCGCGTTCGAGGGCGTGCGTGCGTACAGCACGCCGCGTGGTCCGGCCATTTTTCGACTGCGCGAGCATCTCACGCGGCTGTTGATGTCGTGCAAGATCTATCGCATGGATGTGCCCTACACGATCGATCAATTAGTTGAGGCGTCGCGTGAGCTGATCGTGCGGAACGGTGTCGAGTCGTGCTATCTCCGCCCGATGGTGGTGCGTGGCTACGGTACAGCGGGCATGGTGCCGATCGGCGCGCCGATCGAGGTGTATCTGCCCTGCTGGCCGTGGGGCACGTACTTGGGCGCCGGCGCGCTCGAGAACGGTGTGGACGCCTGCATCTCGTCGTGGCATCGCGTGGAGCCGAACACGATTCCCGCGATGGCGAAGATCGCCGGCAACTACCTGAGCGGTCAGCTCATCAAGATGGAAGCGTTGGCCAACGGCTACGCCGAAGGCATCGCGCTGAGCCCGAGCGGCATGGTGAGCGAAGGCTCGGGGCAGAACGTGTTTTTGGTGTCGGGCGGTACCATCGTGACCACGCCGCTCGACGGGACGATTTTGGGCGGCATCACGCGTGACACGATCATGACGCTGGCGCGCGAGGCGGGGATTCCGGTGCGCGAAGCGCATATCCCGCGCGAGATGCTGTACATGGCCGACGAAGTGTTCTTCACCGGCACGGCGGCGGAGATCACGCCGGTACGCAGCATCGACAAGATCACGATCGGCGCCGGCAAGCCGGGACCGGTGAGCACGCTGATGCAGACGCAGTATCTCGATATCGTGCATGGTCGTGTACCCGACACGCACGGATGGCTGACGCACTGCCGCGACTGA
- a CDS encoding SDR family oxidoreductase produces MDLGIAGKIALVCGASRGIAFATAEEFAREGCTLVICSRDAASVGRAKAKLEALGASVTAIVADLSTEAGMADVIAQTMAAHGRVDILVANTGGPPTGAAMSHSWEAWTGASELLLRSVVELTRAFVPGMRERKWGRVVSITSLAVKRPQGSLVLSNSLRAAVTGYLRTLADEVAGDGVTVNSVLPGFTATERLDALASATSTRTGQSRESVFDAWTAETPVGRLGRPDELAAVIAFLCSARAGFMTGQAVLVDGGAVRSLL; encoded by the coding sequence ATGGACCTCGGCATCGCGGGAAAAATCGCGCTGGTGTGCGGCGCGAGTCGCGGTATCGCGTTCGCGACGGCGGAAGAATTCGCGCGCGAAGGCTGCACGCTGGTGATCTGTTCGCGCGATGCCGCGTCGGTTGGCCGTGCGAAGGCGAAGCTCGAAGCGCTTGGCGCATCGGTCACGGCGATCGTGGCCGATCTGTCCACCGAGGCCGGCATGGCCGACGTGATCGCGCAGACGATGGCGGCGCATGGGCGTGTCGACATTCTGGTGGCCAACACCGGCGGTCCGCCAACGGGCGCGGCGATGTCGCACTCGTGGGAGGCGTGGACCGGCGCCAGTGAACTACTATTGCGCAGCGTGGTCGAACTCACGCGGGCGTTCGTCCCGGGCATGCGCGAGCGGAAGTGGGGACGGGTAGTGTCGATCACGTCACTCGCCGTGAAGCGTCCGCAGGGATCGCTGGTGCTCAGCAACAGTCTGCGCGCCGCCGTGACCGGATACCTGCGCACGTTGGCCGATGAAGTAGCGGGCGATGGCGTCACGGTGAACTCGGTGCTTCCGGGCTTCACCGCCACCGAGCGACTCGATGCGCTCGCCAGTGCCACGTCCACGCGCACCGGTCAGAGCCGCGAGTCGGTGTTCGATGCGTGGACGGCGGAAACACCGGTCGGCCGCCTCGGGCGTCCCGATGAGTTGGCTGCGGTGATAGCTTTCCTCTGTTCCGCGCGTGCCGGGTTCATGACCGGGCAGGCCGTGTTGGTGGATGGCGGCGCAGTGCGTTCGCTGCTGTAG
- a CDS encoding cupin domain-containing protein has product MEKFLNPMFLFDAMFVFGFGILCCLYALWDLRKENRLAEARNASLLVTPANILQLSTDHLMSDQLPQGVRKQNWDDLPIEELMPLIGRRLIYSEKMMLAHVYLKKGAIVPAHDHINEQFTYVLSGTLRFWLGEHADAPGDVYTDVGAGDVLVIPSNVRHRAEALEDTLDVDIFNPPRQDWIDKTDDYLRGTR; this is encoded by the coding sequence GTGGAGAAGTTTCTCAACCCGATGTTCCTGTTCGACGCGATGTTCGTGTTCGGGTTCGGGATTCTGTGCTGTCTGTACGCGCTGTGGGACCTGCGCAAAGAGAATCGACTGGCCGAGGCGCGCAACGCGTCACTGCTCGTGACGCCCGCGAACATTCTCCAACTTTCTACCGACCATCTTATGTCTGACCAGCTACCGCAGGGCGTTCGCAAACAGAACTGGGATGATCTTCCCATCGAAGAGCTCATGCCGCTCATCGGTCGCCGTTTGATTTATAGCGAGAAGATGATGCTCGCGCACGTGTACCTGAAGAAGGGTGCCATCGTGCCGGCGCACGATCACATCAACGAGCAGTTCACCTACGTGCTCTCGGGAACGCTCCGCTTCTGGCTCGGCGAACACGCCGATGCACCGGGCGATGTGTACACCGATGTCGGCGCCGGTGATGTGCTGGTGATCCCGAGCAACGTGCGGCATCGCGCCGAGGCACTCGAAGACACACTCGACGTCGACATCTTCAATCCGCCGCGGCAGGATTGGATCGACAAAACCGACGATTACCTTCGCGGGACACGCTGA
- a CDS encoding NAD(P)H-binding protein has translation MIVSVFGASGRTGHAFIASATNAGISLRLHYRSKPSEQVPTSSTVVVGSLNDPTAVREVLRGAEAAVVLFGPHNDARIPFCAAATKNIIAVMHTQSQQRLLVVTGAMTGGMPSNVSLFMRFMRKIVQRSAHDGMVEDRNEQERLVRNSTLAGWTLIKPPRLTDDPATDAVEMGPELSVGMRSSISRASLANALVREIQEPRFAQQAVYAANR, from the coding sequence ATGATCGTTTCCGTTTTCGGCGCCTCCGGGCGGACGGGTCACGCGTTTATTGCCAGCGCGACCAACGCCGGGATTTCGTTGCGGCTGCATTATCGGTCCAAGCCCTCGGAGCAGGTGCCGACGTCGTCTACCGTGGTAGTGGGATCGCTCAATGATCCGACGGCCGTGCGCGAAGTGTTGCGAGGCGCCGAGGCCGCCGTCGTACTGTTCGGTCCGCACAACGACGCGCGCATTCCGTTCTGCGCCGCGGCCACCAAGAACATCATCGCGGTCATGCACACCCAGTCGCAGCAGCGACTGCTGGTGGTCACCGGCGCAATGACCGGAGGCATGCCGTCCAATGTCTCGCTGTTCATGCGCTTCATGCGCAAAATCGTACAACGGTCGGCGCACGACGGCATGGTAGAAGATCGCAACGAGCAGGAACGCCTCGTGCGGAACAGCACGCTGGCCGGCTGGACGCTGATCAAGCCGCCGCGTCTTACCGACGACCCGGCCACTGACGCGGTGGAGATGGGCCCCGAGCTCTCGGTCGGGATGCGCAGCAGCATTTCCCGCGCCTCACTGGCCAACGCGTTGGTGCGCGAGATTCAGGAGCCGCGTTTCGCGCAGCAGGCTGTGTACGCGGCCAATCGCTGA
- a CDS encoding formate--tetrahydrofolate ligase: MTATQPFVPSDIEIAQQARLRPITAVAADLGLGADDIDQYGRYKAKLPLALASQPPKGRLVLVTAISPTPAGEGKSTVSVGLSQAFRRLGHNAVLCMREPSLGPVFGVKGGAAGGGYAQVLPMDDINLHFTGDFHAIASAHSLLSAMLDNHLYHGNALGLDTKRITWPRTIDMNDRALRQAIIGVGAGNGVMREERWVIIPASEVMAIVALASDAEDLEQRLGNIIVGTTSGKERTPIRARDLQATGAMSLLLKDALRPNLVQTLEGGPAILHAGPFGNIAHGCNSLVATRAGLALADIVVTEAGFGSDLGAEKFFDIKCRAGGLNPEAAVLVATVRSLKMQGGLPKNMLDQEDLGALERGLPHLAHHITNVRQFGVPVVVAINRRLSDTDAELAMVADYAAKYGVRVALCDVWANGGAGGEALAHEVLALLDSTSANFRPLYDTERPIREKIETIAAKVYGADGVDYSPAAEKSIAWLEQHGLGNTPVCMAKTQYSLSDDASKLGVPTNFRMTVQEVSGSAGAGFVVAKCGDIMTMPGLSKSPAAERMKVRPDGTIEGLS; encoded by the coding sequence ATGACCGCCACCCAACCGTTCGTCCCGTCGGATATCGAGATCGCACAGCAGGCGCGTCTTCGCCCGATCACCGCGGTGGCGGCCGATCTCGGGCTCGGCGCCGACGACATCGATCAGTACGGACGCTACAAGGCCAAGCTGCCGCTTGCCCTGGCTTCGCAACCGCCCAAGGGGAGACTGGTGCTGGTCACGGCGATCAGCCCGACGCCGGCCGGTGAGGGCAAGAGTACCGTCAGTGTTGGCCTCAGCCAGGCGTTCCGTCGCCTCGGGCACAACGCCGTGCTCTGCATGCGTGAGCCGAGCCTCGGCCCGGTGTTCGGCGTGAAGGGTGGCGCGGCCGGCGGCGGCTACGCGCAGGTGCTGCCGATGGACGACATCAACCTGCACTTCACCGGTGACTTCCACGCCATCGCCAGCGCGCACAGCCTGCTCTCGGCGATGCTCGACAATCACCTGTATCACGGCAATGCACTCGGCCTCGACACCAAGCGCATCACCTGGCCGCGCACGATCGACATGAACGACCGCGCATTGCGTCAGGCCATCATCGGTGTGGGCGCCGGCAACGGCGTGATGCGCGAAGAACGGTGGGTGATCATTCCCGCCAGTGAAGTCATGGCGATCGTGGCGTTGGCCTCCGACGCGGAAGATCTCGAGCAGCGCCTCGGCAACATCATCGTGGGCACCACGAGCGGGAAAGAGCGCACACCCATTCGCGCGCGCGATTTGCAGGCCACCGGTGCGATGTCATTGCTGCTGAAAGACGCGCTGCGTCCGAATCTGGTGCAGACGCTCGAAGGCGGTCCGGCCATTCTGCATGCCGGTCCGTTCGGCAACATCGCCCACGGCTGCAACAGCCTGGTGGCTACGCGCGCCGGCTTGGCGCTCGCTGATATCGTGGTCACCGAAGCGGGCTTCGGCTCTGACTTGGGCGCTGAAAAGTTCTTCGACATCAAGTGCCGCGCCGGCGGACTCAATCCCGAAGCGGCGGTGCTGGTGGCCACGGTGCGCTCACTCAAGATGCAGGGCGGGCTGCCCAAGAACATGCTCGATCAGGAAGACCTCGGCGCCCTCGAACGCGGGCTGCCGCATCTCGCGCATCACATCACCAACGTGCGGCAGTTCGGCGTGCCGGTGGTCGTCGCGATCAATCGCCGGTTGTCGGATACCGACGCTGAGCTGGCGATGGTGGCCGACTACGCCGCGAAATACGGCGTGCGCGTGGCGCTCTGCGACGTGTGGGCGAATGGCGGAGCCGGCGGCGAAGCGTTGGCGCATGAAGTGTTGGCGCTACTCGACTCCACGTCGGCCAATTTCCGTCCATTGTACGACACGGAACGCCCGATCCGCGAGAAGATCGAAACGATCGCCGCCAAAGTGTACGGTGCCGATGGCGTGGACTACTCGCCGGCGGCGGAAAAGTCGATTGCGTGGCTCGAGCAACACGGCCTGGGCAACACGCCGGTGTGCATGGCGAAAACGCAGTACTCACTCTCGGACGATGCGTCGAAACTTGGCGTGCCGACCAACTTCCGCATGACCGTGCAGGAAGTGAGCGGCTCGGCCGGCGCCGGATTCGTGGTGGCCAAGTGCGGCGACATCATGACGATGCCGGGCTTGTCGAAATCGCCGGCGGCCGAGCGCATGAAGGTGCGCCCGGATGGCACGATCGAGGGGCTGTCGTAG
- a CDS encoding globin family protein has product MNRDAERLIRDSWLRVVPIRLTAAQLFYDRLFEIDPSAKALFDGKPMHVQYEKFAQTINTLVQMLDFPANIIDDLQALARRHVGYGVNLEQYASVGAALLWALERGLGSEWTPEVKRAWGELYLFIEGVMKREVSGSPTR; this is encoded by the coding sequence ATGAACAGAGATGCCGAACGACTGATTCGCGACAGCTGGCTGCGCGTAGTCCCCATTCGCCTCACGGCGGCGCAGCTGTTCTACGACCGCCTGTTTGAGATCGATCCGTCGGCCAAGGCACTGTTCGACGGGAAGCCCATGCACGTGCAGTACGAAAAGTTTGCACAGACCATCAACACGCTCGTGCAGATGCTCGACTTCCCGGCGAACATCATCGACGACCTTCAGGCACTGGCCCGCCGCCACGTGGGTTACGGTGTGAACCTTGAACAGTATGCGTCCGTCGGCGCGGCGCTTCTCTGGGCCCTCGAACGGGGCTTGGGCAGCGAATGGACGCCCGAGGTGAAGCGTGCCTGGGGAGAGTTGTACCTGTTCATCGAAGGGGTGATGAAGCGCGAAGTCAGCGGTAGCCCAACCAGGTAA
- a CDS encoding YigZ family protein, protein MSDGVGDPVGDPLRDPARYPVPAQQHRVEQVIDRSRFICTVARVQSSEEAQAFIKAMNAEFPDATHNCWEYVVGAPGSTDRVGMSDDGEPHGTAGRPMLTVLLHSGVGEIAAVVTRYYGGTKLGTGGLVKAYGSVVQEALAHMPRAERVDTVDVTVRVGYGAIGALQQLWLDFEAELLEQRFEVDAVFSIRVPRIRLSAMEHAIQNATRGTAVFLLSDISSPGTP, encoded by the coding sequence GTGAGCGACGGCGTCGGGGATCCTGTCGGGGATCCCCTACGGGATCCGGCACGGTACCCTGTTCCGGCGCAGCAGCATCGCGTGGAGCAGGTGATCGATCGCAGCCGGTTCATCTGCACCGTGGCGCGGGTTCAGTCGAGTGAGGAGGCGCAGGCGTTCATCAAGGCGATGAACGCCGAGTTCCCCGACGCCACGCACAATTGCTGGGAGTACGTGGTCGGGGCGCCTGGCAGCACCGATCGCGTGGGCATGAGCGACGACGGCGAGCCCCACGGTACTGCCGGTCGGCCCATGCTGACGGTGCTGCTGCACAGCGGCGTTGGCGAAATCGCCGCGGTGGTGACCCGCTATTACGGCGGAACGAAGCTGGGCACTGGCGGCCTCGTGAAGGCCTACGGTAGCGTTGTCCAGGAGGCCTTGGCCCACATGCCGAGGGCCGAGCGTGTCGACACTGTCGATGTGACCGTACGCGTGGGCTACGGCGCGATCGGCGCATTGCAGCAGCTCTGGCTGGACTTCGAGGCCGAACTCCTTGAGCAGCGCTTTGAAGTGGACGCCGTGTTTTCGATTCGGGTGCCACGCATTCGTCTGTCTGCGATGGAGCATGCGATTCAGAATGCGACGCGCGGCACCGCCGTCTTTTTGCTGTCGGACATTTCATCACCCGGTACCCCATGA
- a CDS encoding DEAD/DEAH box helicase, giving the protein MTATPSFSSLQLHPSLQKGLKELGFARPTPIQAEAIPPALEGRDVLACAMTGSGKTYAFLLPILHHIMEKPRGITRALVITPTRELAAQIVESLNDVTIHTPLTGAAVFGGVGMGPQEHAFRSGADVIVATPGRLLDHFRMPYAKLEHLEYLVLDEADRMLDMGFLPEIKKVLRHLPQKKRQTLFFSATMPAPIAALTKDLLTNPFTLNLQRQSAPAVGITQAVYPVAQDLKSGLLVALLKRGDMPQALVFTRTKHRANRLASQLVSAGIKAERIHGNRSQSQRTQALAGFKDGEYQVLVATDIAARGIDVEALGHVVNFDVPLAAEDYIHRVGRTARAEATGEAFTFVSPDEEGDLKQIERAIKKTLPRVTVPDFDYSAKPQTKLEVPLAERIAEIRKKKAEDRARAAAKVERRSAAQSGGARPAAPAGGRPAAPARKTSESRGPSTGSRGPSSSGAGGAGGGASKSGAAGRVRRGPHRGQGGSSGGGSGGGAGGSSRGGGDSPYA; this is encoded by the coding sequence GTGACCGCTACGCCGTCGTTTTCTTCGCTGCAACTGCATCCGAGCCTCCAGAAGGGCCTCAAGGAGCTCGGTTTTGCCCGTCCTACCCCAATTCAGGCCGAAGCGATTCCGCCGGCTCTGGAGGGACGTGACGTCCTCGCCTGCGCGATGACGGGCAGCGGCAAAACGTATGCGTTCCTGCTCCCGATTCTCCATCACATCATGGAGAAGCCGCGTGGGATTACGCGGGCGCTGGTCATCACGCCCACGCGTGAACTGGCGGCGCAGATCGTCGAAAGCTTGAATGACGTAACCATTCACACGCCGCTCACGGGCGCGGCGGTATTCGGTGGCGTTGGCATGGGGCCGCAGGAACATGCGTTCCGCAGCGGCGCCGATGTCATCGTGGCCACGCCGGGTCGGTTGCTCGATCACTTCCGCATGCCGTACGCGAAGCTCGAACATCTCGAGTATCTCGTGCTCGACGAAGCGGATCGCATGCTCGACATGGGCTTCCTGCCCGAGATCAAGAAGGTGCTGCGTCATCTGCCGCAGAAGAAGCGGCAGACGTTGTTCTTCAGTGCCACGATGCCGGCGCCGATTGCGGCGCTCACGAAGGATCTGCTCACCAATCCGTTTACGCTCAACCTGCAGCGTCAGTCGGCTCCGGCCGTCGGCATCACGCAGGCCGTGTACCCGGTGGCGCAGGATCTCAAGAGTGGACTACTCGTCGCGCTGCTCAAGCGCGGTGACATGCCGCAGGCGCTGGTGTTCACGCGCACGAAGCACCGCGCGAATCGCTTGGCGTCGCAGCTCGTGTCGGCGGGCATCAAGGCCGAACGTATTCACGGCAACCGCTCGCAGTCGCAGCGTACGCAGGCCCTCGCCGGCTTCAAGGACGGCGAGTATCAGGTGCTGGTGGCCACCGATATCGCGGCCCGCGGTATCGACGTGGAAGCCCTCGGCCACGTGGTGAACTTTGATGTGCCGCTGGCCGCCGAGGATTACATCCACCGCGTGGGTCGTACGGCGCGTGCCGAAGCGACGGGTGAGGCGTTCACCTTCGTGTCGCCCGATGAAGAAGGCGATCTGAAGCAGATCGAGCGCGCGATCAAGAAAACGTTGCCGCGCGTGACCGTGCCCGATTTCGACTACAGCGCCAAGCCGCAGACCAAGCTGGAAGTGCCGTTGGCCGAGCGCATCGCGGAGATTCGCAAGAAGAAGGCGGAAGACCGCGCGCGTGCGGCGGCGAAGGTGGAGCGTCGCAGTGCCGCGCAGTCGGGCGGTGCACGACCGGCGGCGCCGGCGGGTGGCCGTCCGGCCGCTCCCGCCCGTAAGACGAGCGAATCGCGCGGCCCGTCTACCGGTTCGCGTGGTCCGTCGAGTAGTGGCGCGGGTGGCGCCGGCGGCGGTGCCTCAAAGAGCGGGGCGGCGGGCCGTGTCCGTCGGGGCCCGCATCGTGGTCAGGGCGGCAGCAGCGGTGGTGGCAGCGGTGGCGGTGCTGGTGGCTCCTCGCGCGGCGGCGGAGACAGCCCGTACGCGTGA